The following proteins come from a genomic window of Meriones unguiculatus strain TT.TT164.6M chromosome 13 unlocalized genomic scaffold, Bangor_MerUng_6.1 Chr13_unordered_Scaffold_34, whole genome shotgun sequence:
- the LOC132650872 gene encoding zinc finger protein 431-like isoform X4 translates to MGSKAYRNMDRLLPCQNSVTFNDVHVKFSQEEWALLEPSQKQLYKDVMLETCKNLTAIGYNWEDHNIEEHFQSSTSNKRHESNHTGEKPLKCTLCGKAFSYITVLIRHKRTHTGEKSYKCNQCGKAFATNSHLLWHKRTHTGKKPYECNQCGKAFAQNSHLISHKRTHTGEKPYECNECGKAFAENSTLLNHKTTHTGEKPYECNECGKPFARNSYLLSHKRTHTGEKPYECNQCGKAFARNSTLIRHKRTHTGEKPYECNQCGKAFAENSNLLSHKRTHTEEKPYECNQCGKAFARNRTLLSHKRTHTGQKPYECNQCDKAFAQNSHLISHKRTHTGEKPYECNQCGKAFAENRTLLSHKRTHSGEKPYECNQCGKAFTENRTLLSHKRAHSGEKPYECNQCGKAFVQNCRLISHKRTHSGEKPYECNQCGKAFAENSKLMRHNRTHTGKKPYMYTQHDKALAQQSSLRKHEKTHSGEKPGDCN, encoded by the exons aattcagtaaccttcaatgatgtgcatgtgaaattcagccaagaagagtgggctttgctggaaccttcccagaaacaactctacaaagatgtaatgctagagacctgtaaaaacctcactgctatag gctacaattgggaagatcataatatcgaagaacattttcaaagttctacaagtaataaaag gcatgaaagcaatcatactggagagaaacccttaaaATGCACtctgtgtggtaaagccttctcctatatcactgttctcatacggcataaaagaacacacacaggagagaagtcttacaaatgtaatcaatgtggtaaagcctttgcaacaaacagtcatctcctgtggcataaaagaacacacactggaaagaaaccttatgaatgtaaccagtgtggtaaagcctttgcacaaaacagtcatctcataagccataaaagaacacacactggagagaaaccttatgaatgtaatgagtgtggtaaagcctttgcagaaaacagtactctcttaaaccataaaacaacacacactggagagaaaccttatgaatgtaatgagtgtggtaaaccctttgcacgaaacagttatctcttaagccataaaagaacacacactggagaaaaaccttatgaatgtaaccagtgtggtaaagcctttgctcgaaacagtactctcatacggcataaaagaacacacactggagagaaaccttatgaatgtaaccagtgtggaaaagcctttgcggaaaacagtaatctcttaagccataaaagaacacatactgaagagaaaccttatgaatgtaaccagtgtggtaaagcctttgcacgaaaccgtactctcttaagccataagaGAACGCACACTGGacagaaaccttacgaatgtaaccagtgtgataaagcctttgcacaaaacagtcatctcataagccataaaagaacacacactggagagaaaccttatgaatgtaaccaatgtggtaaagcctttgcagaaaacaggactctcttaagccacaaaagaacacacagtggagagaaaccttatgaatgtaaccagtgtggtaaagcctttacagaAAACAGGACTCTCTTAAGCCACAAAAGagcacacagtggagagaaaccttatgaatgtaaccagtgtggtaaagcctttgtacaaAACTGTCGTCTcataagccacaaaagaacacacagtggagagaaaccttatgaatgtaaccagtgtggtaaagcctttgcagaaaatagCAAACTCATGCGGCATAatagaacacatactggaaagaaaccttatatgtatactcaacatgataaagcccttgcacaacagagtagtctccgaaaacatgaaaaaacacacagtggagagaagcctggtgattgtaattag